From the Deltaproteobacteria bacterium genome, the window TTGATCGTTTTGTCCACTACATCACCTTTTGAAACATCAAAACATGAGCATATTTGGAAGTCTGTGTAATCGTGCGATGTCCCAGTAGCTCCTGAATGGTCCTTACGTCCTTAGATATGAGAAGTGCATAGGTGGCAAGTGAGGGTGTCATTGACAGTATCACATAAAATCTGTCACAAAATCAGTCAGTTGTTTGACTCAAATCTTTTGGCAAGAACTCGTGACTTCTCATACCCCGTCGGATAAGTGCGCTCATATTGTAGAAAAGGCGAAGCTATCAGGAGCGTCATTGGCGGGGATTGCCAGCGTTGATTCGCTTCGAAGCTCGCCGTCTCATCAGACACACGGAAAGTTTGAGTTGCCTGCTGCTGCAAAGTCCGTATTCGTCCTGGCGTTGGTCCACGAGCAGGATGAACCAGAACTTGATTGGTGGGACGACAAGAAAGGAGGAACTCCGGGGAACCGGCGACTGGAAAGTATTGCCAAGCGCCTGAGTCAATGGTTGAAAGAAGAATGCAATATCATTGCTCGGTTCCTACAGGAGAGCTTTATGTAATGGACAAATGAAAGAGGATGAAGGGAATAAAGCCGTTTTCGAAAAACCGGAAAGTGATGATTCTCCGAGTATATGCATAATGTACTGCAGAGCCTGTGAACTGGCATGTCCTGTGGCTGGATAATCAGATGTATAAAAAATCGTCTAGCTGATGGATGTCACAGTTTGGCAAGCAAGCTTGACCGGGCCTCTAGTTCAGGTTTTGCCTAGATATGATTTCGACATCTGAACAGTTGCAGAGTAGGCTCTAAGCCTGCCAGGATTGTGGCATAGAATTCCGCTGTATCTTCATCTATTCCATGCAACCGAACGCGCGGTGTGTCCAAGAACCCAGCCAGCTCTTCCCGGTTCTTTTTCTCCCTTCTCCTCGCTTTAAACCCTGATAGCAATTCTCCGATACTGATAGAGCAGATGGCTATTTGCTTTGTTTGCCGCAGAACGTTGACCGTTTCCGGATCTCCTTTAAGTGCATGCGTGTAAATGTTGGTGTCAATCAGGACGTTTTTCATGGCCAGAGTTGCTTATCTATCTTACGTTCTGAATCGATTTTCATTGGAAGCTGTTTAAATTCCTTTTCGGCCCATCTGCCGAAAAGATGGTCCATGTCGTGTTTGTGGGTTAAAGTATTTTTCGCTTCACATTGAAAGCCTGATCTTCCTCGAATTCACCCATGACATAGAGCCTGATCTTCTGACTTCTGGGGAACTCTTTTTTTAAAAGGGTCTTGAGCAATTTTTTCAGCTTTTCCGGCCTTACGCGAAACCTCTCCTTGAAATAGCCGTTTTCAATGACCAAAAGGTCGCCTTCATCCATTCTAGCGATGAGGAGCGACCTGTTGCGCTTGTATGTCTGCAGGTCCAGGTAGTGGCCCAGAGGAAGCTTTTTCAGCCTTTCGCAAACAGTATCAATTATCTTAGCCTTATCAATCATCGAGGCAGCCTATTGGGAGGCTAGGAGGCATCCCGGTCTCCTATTTTACGTCCTCTAACGTCACCTCAACTCGATCCAGGCGCTATTGTAGCCGATCTCGCCAGTTTTTCGTCCCCCGGTGAACCGGTTCTTGTGTAGATACCACTTGGTTTTCCCGGACTGATCTCTCAGATCTGTCAGTGATACCTGTATTTCCGGATCACTGCGCACACCACCCCAAGGATTTTGATCTCATGGTTGTGCAGAATGATCGGTTTCATCT encodes:
- a CDS encoding PIN domain-containing protein, giving the protein MKNVLIDTNIYTHALKGDPETVNVLRQTKQIAICSISIGELLSGFKARRREKKNREELAGFLDTPRVRLHGIDEDTAEFYATILAGLEPTLQLFRCRNHI